The proteins below come from a single Fusobacteriaceae bacterium genomic window:
- a CDS encoding MerR family transcriptional regulator, protein MSYSIGEVAEMTGITVSSLRYYDREGLFPAMKRTSGGIRMFSETEIDALKIMECLKVSGMSIKDIRQFLVWCQEGDGSLRKRRDLFYERLEAVKRQMEELQKTMDTIKYKCWYYDTAVTAGSEEVPKKMPEAEMPEDIRKYRKRMEINLKD, encoded by the coding sequence ATGTCTTATTCAATCGGTGAAGTGGCGGAAATGACCGGCATAACAGTATCATCATTACGGTACTATGACCGCGAGGGATTGTTTCCGGCGATGAAACGAACAAGCGGCGGTATTCGAATGTTTTCGGAAACGGAGATCGACGCCCTTAAAATCATGGAGTGCCTGAAGGTCTCGGGGATGTCCATCAAAGATATCCGGCAGTTTCTGGTTTGGTGTCAGGAGGGAGACGGCTCTTTGCGAAAGCGGCGGGATCTGTTCTATGAGCGTCTTGAAGCCGTGAAAAGGCAGATGGAAGAATTGCAGAAGACAATGGATACGATAAAGTATAAATGCTGGTACTACGATACCGCAGTAACCGCCGGCAGCGAAGAAGTTCCGAAAAAAATGCCGGAAGCAGAGATGCCTGAGGATATCCGGAAATACCGAAAAAGAATGGAAATCAATTTGAAGGATTGA
- a CDS encoding DUF6290 family protein: MATISVRLSGEEELMLKKYVETKGTNVSQFIKEMIFEVIEDEYDREVLQDYLEREAKGTVKLVPFDEAVKEWDL, encoded by the coding sequence ATGGCAACAATTTCTGTGAGACTGAGCGGAGAAGAAGAACTTATGTTGAAAAAATATGTTGAAACGAAAGGAACAAATGTTTCTCAATTCATCAAAGAGATGATTTTTGAAGTGATTGAGGACGAATATGATCGGGAAGTTCTCCAGGACTATCTCGAGCGGGAAGCGAAAGGAACCGTGAAATTGGTCCCTTTTGACGAAGCGGTCAAAGAGTGGGACCTTTAA
- a CDS encoding nitroreductase family protein: MDCMTAIFERRSIRRYQTKPVPREILEKILNAAIQAPSAINAQPWHFVALASPEAMTRLREVMGRTAETIHPHLREIFPNHPDVVAETHRFIGQLGNAPVCVLAFLQKADYDNRFEVMTLSVAAAIENLILAAWDQGVGSCWLTAPLEAGVDEEIRKTFAADYGPLVSIVALGYPEKIPAAPKRKEDRFTIL, from the coding sequence ATGGACTGTATGACAGCGATTTTTGAAAGGCGTAGTATTCGCCGATATCAGACGAAGCCTGTGCCCCGGGAAATTTTGGAGAAGATTCTCAACGCGGCAATCCAGGCCCCCTCGGCCATCAACGCCCAGCCCTGGCATTTTGTGGCGCTCGCGAGCCCCGAAGCCATGACGCGGCTCCGGGAGGTTATGGGGCGGACAGCGGAGACGATTCACCCCCACCTGCGGGAAATTTTTCCCAACCATCCAGATGTGGTGGCGGAAACGCATCGTTTCATCGGGCAATTGGGAAACGCGCCGGTTTGCGTACTGGCATTTTTGCAAAAAGCCGACTACGATAACCGCTTTGAGGTCATGACGCTGAGCGTCGCGGCGGCCATTGAAAACCTGATCCTCGCCGCATGGGATCAGGGCGTCGGCAGTTGCTGGCTCACCGCGCCTCTGGAAGCGGGCGTCGACGAAGAAATCCGGAAGACCTTCGCCGCCGACTACGGGCCGCTGGTATCCATTGTGGCCCTGGGCTATCCCGAAAAAATCCCTGCCGCCCCCAAAAGGAAGGAAGACCGTTTTACGATTCTTTGA
- a CDS encoding DUF4143 domain-containing protein yields the protein MRLLLEAKGAVLIEGPKWCGKTRSAEEIAGSVLYMQDPDTSKANILTAQSKPSLLLDGKTPRLLDEWQVAPELWNAVRFAVDKRRQSGQFILTGSVNPVRTPDMHSGTGRIGRMKMRTMSLYESGDSTGEISLKKLFDGVSTMEGKSPVSVEQYAFLINRGGWPAVAGKTNEKIVLTVASDYLEAVTNEDISKADGIERKPERVKAFMRAIARNISAEAKLVTIANDLAANDEALSPITIGEYIDALKKIFVLEDLPAWSAKLRSKTVIRTTAKRHFTDPSIAAAALRATPKRLLSDFNTFGYLFESLCVRDLRVYAESLDGNVYHYRDKSGLEVDAVIQLADGRWAAAEVKMGMGEIEKACENLLRLKASVDTEKMEEPAVLMVLTATEYAFQMKNGIWLVPLGCLKD from the coding sequence TTGCGTCTATTACTTGAGGCCAAGGGCGCGGTTTTGATCGAAGGACCAAAGTGGTGCGGGAAAACCCGATCTGCCGAAGAAATCGCCGGCAGCGTTTTGTATATGCAGGATCCGGATACGTCAAAAGCGAACATTCTGACGGCGCAATCCAAACCGTCATTGCTCTTGGACGGGAAAACGCCGAGATTGCTTGATGAATGGCAGGTCGCCCCCGAGCTCTGGAACGCCGTACGCTTTGCGGTCGACAAACGCAGACAAAGCGGGCAATTCATATTGACCGGTTCCGTAAATCCCGTAAGGACTCCTGATATGCATTCCGGTACGGGGCGCATCGGGCGCATGAAAATGCGGACGATGTCACTATATGAATCGGGCGATTCCACTGGGGAGATCTCCCTAAAAAAGCTTTTCGACGGCGTATCGACTATGGAAGGAAAATCGCCGGTTTCAGTGGAACAGTATGCTTTCTTGATCAATCGCGGCGGATGGCCCGCCGTGGCGGGAAAGACAAATGAAAAAATCGTTCTGACGGTTGCGTCCGATTATCTGGAAGCGGTGACAAATGAGGATATTTCGAAGGCAGACGGAATCGAAAGAAAACCTGAACGGGTCAAAGCGTTTATGCGGGCCATTGCGCGCAATATTTCCGCGGAGGCGAAACTTGTAACGATTGCCAATGATTTGGCCGCCAACGACGAGGCGCTGTCTCCGATCACCATCGGAGAATACATTGACGCGCTGAAGAAAATATTTGTCCTTGAAGATTTGCCCGCGTGGAGCGCGAAGCTTCGCTCCAAAACGGTGATCCGCACCACGGCGAAACGGCATTTTACCGATCCGTCCATTGCGGCCGCCGCGCTACGAGCTACGCCCAAAAGGCTGCTTTCGGATTTCAACACGTTCGGCTACCTTTTTGAATCCCTTTGCGTAAGAGACCTGCGGGTCTATGCCGAGAGCCTTGACGGAAACGTCTATCATTACCGCGATAAGAGCGGGCTGGAAGTTGACGCCGTCATTCAGCTTGCCGACGGGCGTTGGGCCGCAGCCGAAGTGAAGATGGGGATGGGGGAAATAGAGAAGGCCTGTGAGAATCTGTTGAGACTGAAAGCTTCCGTAGATACGGAAAAGATGGAAGAACCCGCTGTTTTAATGGTTCTGACGGCCACAGAATACGCGTTTCAAATGAAAAACGGGATATGGCTTGTCCCGCTGGGGTGTTTGAAGGATTAG
- a CDS encoding SUMF1/EgtB/PvdO family nonheme iron enzyme, translating into MKTLLLFSTALIAVASATAQSRFPAGFVLIKGGTFTMGSPARELDRLADEAQHRVTVSDFYIAASEVTQ; encoded by the coding sequence ATGAAAACACTTTTACTTTTTTCAACCGCGCTGATTGCGGTTGCAAGCGCAACCGCGCAAAGCCGTTTCCCCGCCGGTTTTGTCCTCATCAAAGGCGGGACATTCACGATGGGAAGCCCCGCGCGGGAATTGGACCGCCTCGCTGACGAAGCGCAGCATCGCGTAACGGTGAGCGATTTTTACATCGCCGCCTCCGAAGTAACCCAG
- a CDS encoding aminotransferase class V-fold PLP-dependent enzyme produces MPPRRVQKAYNGFMRDYIKNFGADVVTKAWELVNATRPKIARLINAREYHEIAFVKNTCEGVSILANGYPLKRGDNIIVADQEHQSNLFPWINIHERKGIRLKIVKSANGEISWRDFVDAIDGRTRILALSAVQFSTGFYADLKKIGEACRRSGVVFAVDGIQALGRLRINVQDMNIDYLSSGTNKGLLGTLGAGFVYCSDHIVREIIPPYASYQSTISHVAPPAITTNFESIEWYPHARRFESGNLSYNCINAISQGIDLLQELGISNIETHILHLEQELRDRIRHLPLRTVQPKYRKNWSGIICVYYPENKDMEVTGILAKYKIYATVRAGYIRFGLNFYNTVEQMRIVAKALEEIASLVDSVQI; encoded by the coding sequence ATGCCGCCGCGCCGTGTTCAAAAGGCCTATAACGGGTTTATGAGGGACTATATAAAAAACTTCGGGGCTGATGTCGTCACGAAGGCCTGGGAACTTGTCAACGCCACAAGGCCAAAAATAGCGCGGCTGATCAATGCGCGGGAATATCATGAGATTGCCTTTGTCAAAAATACCTGCGAGGGGGTCTCCATACTGGCAAACGGGTATCCGCTGAAACGGGGCGACAACATCATCGTGGCCGACCAAGAGCATCAATCCAATCTCTTTCCCTGGATCAACATCCATGAACGAAAGGGAATCCGGCTGAAGATCGTGAAGAGCGCAAACGGGGAGATCTCGTGGCGGGATTTCGTAGACGCTATTGATGGCCGGACCAGAATTTTGGCGCTTTCTGCCGTACAGTTTTCAACCGGTTTTTACGCGGATCTGAAAAAAATCGGCGAAGCCTGCCGACGGTCGGGGGTTGTCTTCGCGGTGGACGGGATCCAAGCCCTAGGAAGACTCCGGATCAATGTGCAGGATATGAATATAGACTACCTTTCTTCCGGAACAAACAAAGGACTATTGGGGACATTGGGGGCCGGATTTGTATATTGTTCCGATCATATCGTCCGGGAGATTATTCCGCCATACGCTTCCTATCAGAGTACGATCAGTCATGTGGCGCCGCCAGCCATCACAACCAATTTTGAAAGTATCGAATGGTATCCCCACGCCCGGCGGTTTGAATCGGGCAATCTGAGTTATAACTGTATCAACGCCATCTCCCAGGGAATTGATCTCCTTCAGGAATTGGGAATCTCGAATATTGAAACGCATATTTTGCACTTGGAACAGGAATTGCGGGATCGGATCCGGCATCTCCCGCTCCGTACGGTTCAACCCAAATACCGCAAAAACTGGAGCGGCATCATCTGTGTATATTACCCGGAAAATAAAGACATGGAAGTGACCGGCATTCTCGCAAAATATAAAATCTACGCGACGGTCCGGGCTGGGTATATCCGTTTCGGGTTGAATTTTTACAACACCGTGGAACAAATGAGGATTGTGGCGAAAGCCTTGGAAGAAATCGCTTCACTGGTTGATTCAGTACAAATTTAA
- a CDS encoding dicarboxylate/amino acid:cation symporter, translating to MSIGTIYRKNTLVIKLLVALVLGVVAGAAFGDRILVIKPLGSIFLNLLKLVALPLIIVNLISGISALGDPKAFGRIGVKILLYYAATTIIAIILGFVTGTLLKPGIGFTLTGKYDAAIAKVPSFLDTLVGLLPGNIFQTLTEGRLDQIVVFSAIVGIAVLFLKPEQKEILTKFFDSLAQVFNKIIAGILVYAPVGIFSLAAVTVAVYGKILIGFLVKYLGASYLGILLQIVVYAILLTVFTKVPLTKFFQKAGVLIITAISTSSSLAVVPVNLSVADELDVPRSISSFTIPLGAQVNKDGNGLMLAITFLFAAQAVGAPLPLPVFIKAIVLALILTTGAGGVPGGGIVSIAVIIDAFGLPLEVVGIVSGIFALIDMGYTTLNVLGDLVGTVIVSQSENRSAPSVAIPETKVTA from the coding sequence ATGAGCATTGGAACGATTTATCGAAAGAATACCCTGGTAATAAAACTTTTGGTGGCCCTTGTTCTGGGCGTTGTCGCAGGAGCGGCCTTCGGAGACAGAATTCTTGTAATCAAGCCATTGGGTTCCATATTTCTGAATTTGCTGAAATTGGTGGCGCTGCCGTTGATTATTGTGAACTTGATTTCCGGTATTTCAGCTTTGGGCGATCCCAAGGCCTTTGGCAGAATTGGAGTCAAAATCTTGCTGTATTACGCGGCCACCACGATTATCGCAATCATTCTCGGCTTTGTAACCGGGACATTGTTGAAACCCGGGATCGGTTTTACCCTGACCGGAAAATATGACGCAGCAATCGCGAAAGTGCCTTCTTTCCTCGATACCCTTGTGGGATTGTTGCCCGGCAATATCTTTCAGACTCTGACGGAGGGAAGACTTGACCAGATCGTTGTATTCAGCGCGATCGTTGGAATCGCCGTCTTGTTTCTAAAACCGGAACAAAAAGAAATTCTGACAAAATTCTTTGATTCCCTCGCGCAGGTTTTCAATAAAATTATTGCGGGAATTCTTGTCTATGCGCCGGTCGGGATATTTTCCCTGGCGGCGGTAACCGTTGCCGTCTATGGAAAGATTTTGATCGGTTTCCTGGTAAAATATCTGGGCGCTTCCTATCTCGGCATCTTGTTGCAAATTGTGGTCTACGCGATCCTGCTTACGGTCTTTACAAAAGTCCCGCTGACCAAATTTTTTCAAAAAGCCGGCGTCCTAATCATTACAGCAATCAGCACCAGTTCCAGTCTTGCGGTCGTGCCGGTCAATCTTTCCGTCGCGGATGAATTGGACGTACCGCGATCTATTTCCAGTTTTACGATCCCCTTGGGCGCTCAAGTCAATAAAGACGGGAATGGGTTGATGCTCGCGATCACATTTCTCTTTGCGGCCCAGGCCGTAGGCGCTCCTTTGCCGCTTCCTGTATTTATTAAAGCCATTGTACTGGCGCTGATTCTCACAACCGGGGCGGGAGGCGTTCCGGGAGGCGGCATCGTTTCCATCGCGGTCATTATCGACGCCTTCGGCCTGCCGTTGGAAGTCGTCGGCATCGTCTCCGGAATCTTCGCCCTCATTGATATGGGCTACACGACGCTCAATGTGTTGGGAGATCTGGTGGGGACCGTTATCGTATCCCAATCCGAGAACAGATCGGCGCCTTCCGTCGCGATTCCTGAAACCAAAGTGACAGCATAA
- a CDS encoding type II toxin-antitoxin system RelE/ParE family toxin, with protein MYTVYLDEKVQKKILSFDKSVRRLLSQYIKKNLLGTDDPRIHGKPLNKALKGFWRYRIMDYRLLVKIHDDELTIVAVDFDHRSKIYKKLLKNEPGA; from the coding sequence ATGTATACTGTCTACCTTGATGAAAAAGTACAAAAAAAGATTCTCTCCTTCGATAAAAGCGTCCGAAGGCTTTTGAGTCAATACATCAAGAAAAATCTGCTCGGAACAGACGATCCCAGGATTCATGGAAAACCGCTTAACAAGGCGTTGAAAGGGTTTTGGCGATACAGAATTATGGATTATCGCCTGCTTGTGAAAATTCATGATGATGAATTGACTATCGTTGCCGTTGATTTCGATCACCGAAGCAAAATTTATAAGAAACTCCTTAAAAATGAGCCGGGGGCATAA